One window of the Camelus ferus isolate YT-003-E chromosome 12, BCGSAC_Cfer_1.0, whole genome shotgun sequence genome contains the following:
- the LOC102522963 gene encoding tubulin alpha-1B chain produces the protein MRECISIHVGQAGVQIGNACWELYCLEHGIQPDGQMPSDKTIGGGDDSFNTFFSETGAGKHVPRAVFVDLEPTVIDEVRTGTYRQLFHPEQLITGKEDAANNYARGHYTIGKEIIDLVLDRIRKLADQCTGLQGFLVFHSFGGGTGSGFTSLLMERLSVDYGKKSKLEFSIYPAPQVSTAVVEPYNSILTTHTTLEHSDCAFMVDNEAIYDICRRNLDIERPTYTNLNRLISQIVSSITASLRFDGALNVDLTEFQTNLVPYPRIHFPLATYAPVISAEKAYHEQLSVAEITNACFEPANQMVKCDPRHGKYMACCLLYRGDVVPKDVNAAIATIKTKRSIQFVDWCPTGFKVGINYQPPTVVPGGDLAKVQRAVCMLSNTTAIAEAWARLDHKFDLMYAKRAFVHWYVGEGMEEGEFSEAREDMAALEKDYEEVGVDSVEGEGEEEGEEY, from the exons ATG CGTGAGTGCATCTCCATCCACGTTGGCCAGGCTGGTGTCCAGATCGGCAATGCCTGCTGGGAGCTCTACTGCCTGGAACATGGCATCCAGCCCGATGGCCAGATGCCAAGTGACAAGACCATTGGGGGAGGAGACGACTCCTTCAACACCTTCTTCAGTGAGACAGGCGCTGGCAAGCATGTGCCCAGGGCAGTGTTCGTAGACCTGGAACCTACAGTCATTG atgaAGTTCGCACTGGCACCTACCGCCAGCTCTTCCACCCTGAGCAGCTCATCACAGGCAAAGAAGATGCTGCCAATAACTATGCCCGCGGTCACTACACCATTGGCAAGGAGATCATTGACCTCGTCTTGGACCGAATTCGGAAACTG GCTGACCAGTGCACAGGTCTTCAGGGCTTCTTGGTTTTCCACAGCTTCGGCGGGGGAACTGGTTCTGGGTTTACCTCCCTGCTGATGGAACGTCTCTCTGTCGATTATGGCAAGAAGTCTAAGCTGGAGTTCTCCATTTACCCAGCCCCCCAGGTTTCCACAGCTGTAGTTGAGCCCTACAACTCCATCCTCACCACCCACACCACCCTGGAGCACTCTGACTGTGCCTTCATGGTAGACAACGAGGCCATCTATGACATCTGTCGTAGAAACCTCGATATTGAGCGCCCAACCTACACTAATCTTAACCGCCTTATTAGCCAGATTGTGTCCTCCATCACTGCTTCCCTGAGGTTTGATGGAGCCCTGAATGTTGATCTGACAGAATTCCAGACCAACCTGGTGCCCTATCCTCGCATCCACTTCCCTCTGGCCACATATGCCCCTGTCATCTCTGCTGAGAAAGCCTACCATGAACAGCTTTCTGTAGCAGAGATCACCAACGCTTGCTTTGAGCCAGCCAACCAGATGGTGAAATGTGACCCTCGCCATGGTAAATACATGGCTTGCTGCCTGTTGTACCGTGGTGACGtggtccccaaagatgtcaaTGCTGCCATTGCCACCATCAAGACCAAGCGCAGCATCCAGTTTGTGGACTGGTGCCCCACTGGCTTCAAAGTTGGCATTAATTACCAGCCTCCCACGGTGGTACCTGGTGGAGACCTGGCCAAAGTACAGCGAGCTGTGTGCATGCTGAGCAACACCACAGCCATTGCTGAGGCCTGGGCTCGCCTGGACCACAAGTTTGACCTGATGTATGCCAAGCGTGCCTTTGTTCACTGGTATGTGGGTGAGGGCATGGAGGAAGGAGAGTTTTCTGAGGCCCGTGAGGACATGGCTGCCCTTGAGAAGGATTATGAGGAGGTTGGTGTAGATTCtgttgaaggagagggagaggaagaaggagaggaataCTAA